One Perca flavescens isolate YP-PL-M2 chromosome 9, PFLA_1.0, whole genome shotgun sequence genomic window carries:
- the sec22bb gene encoding vesicle-trafficking protein SEC22b-B, whose product MVLLTMIARLADGLPLAASMQEDEQLGRDLQQYQSQAKQLFRKLNDQSPTRCTLEAGSMSFHYVIEKGVCYLVLCEASFAKKLAFAYLEDLQAEFHEQHGKKVPTVSRPYSFIEFDTYIQKTKKSYIDSRARRNLGSINTELQDVQRIMVANIEEVLQRGEALSALDSKASNLSSLSKKYRSDAKYLNTRSTYAKLAAGGVFFIMLIVYVRFWWL is encoded by the exons ATGGTGCTGCTGACGATGATCGCTCGGCTGGCTGACGGACTGCCGTTAGCCGCTTCAATGCAGGAGGACGAGCAG TTGGGTCGGGACCTTCAGCAGTATCAGAGTCAAGCTAAGCAGCTCTTCAGGAAACTCAATGATCAGAGTCCCACACGCTGCACTTTAGAGGCTGGCTCCATGTCATTTCA CTATGTTATAGAGAAAGGAGTGTGCTACCTTGTGCTGTGTGAAGCCAGCTTTGCTAAGAAGCTGGCCTTTGCTTACCTTGAAGACCTGCAGGCAGAGTTCCATGAGCAGCATGGAAAGAAGGTCCCCACAGTTTCCCGGCCCTACTCCTTCATTGAATTTG ACACCTACATCCAAAAAACCAAGAAGTCGTACATTGACAGCCGAGCAAGAAGGAATCTGGGCAGCATCAACACAGAGCTCCAGGACGTACAGAGGATCATGGTGGCTAACATAGAGGAGGTGCTGCAGAGAGGAGAGGCTCTCTCGG CGCTGGACTCCAAGGCCAGCAACTTGTCCAGCCTGTCGAAGAAGTACAGGAGCGACGCCAAGTATCTGAATACCCGATCCACCTATGCCAAGCTGGCAGCCGGTGGTGTCTTTTTCATCATGCTCATTGTCTATGTGCGCTTCTGGTGgctctga